The proteins below are encoded in one region of Anaeromicrobium sediminis:
- a CDS encoding pyridoxamine kinase: MKHLVKRVAAIHDLSGFGRASLSVIVPILSTMKVQVCALPTAVLSTHTGGFEGYNFIDLTDTMEPTIEHWKELGINFDCIYSGFLGSPKQVHIVSKCIDTFKREDNLVVVDPVMGDNGELYDTMDDEMVTNMRMLIKKADIITPNFTEVMYLLGEEAGREPDAKNIKEYLVRLAQMGPNIVIITSVPDKDKRTSVVAYDKKFNRFWKVSCEYIPAHYPGTGDSFTSVVIGSLLQGDSLPMALDRGVQFISSCIKASYGFDYKEREGVLLELVLENLKMPILMSSYELLE, translated from the coding sequence ATGAAGCATTTAGTAAAAAGAGTAGCGGCAATACATGATTTATCAGGATTTGGAAGAGCATCCTTATCTGTTATAGTACCCATACTATCTACTATGAAAGTGCAAGTCTGTGCATTGCCTACGGCTGTTTTATCTACCCATACGGGAGGATTTGAAGGATATAATTTTATAGATTTAACAGATACTATGGAACCTACTATAGAACATTGGAAAGAATTGGGGATAAATTTTGATTGTATATATAGTGGCTTTTTAGGATCTCCTAAACAAGTACATATAGTATCTAAATGTATAGATACGTTTAAAAGAGAAGACAATCTAGTAGTGGTAGATCCTGTTATGGGCGATAATGGGGAACTATATGATACTATGGATGATGAAATGGTAACTAATATGAGAATGCTAATAAAAAAAGCAGATATAATAACTCCTAATTTTACGGAGGTAATGTATCTACTTGGAGAAGAGGCAGGGAGAGAACCTGATGCTAAAAATATAAAGGAGTATCTTGTGAGATTGGCTCAGATGGGTCCTAACATAGTCATAATAACTAGTGTTCCAGATAAAGATAAAAGGACTAGCGTAGTTGCCTATGATAAAAAATTTAATAGATTTTGGAAAGTAAGTTGTGAATACATACCGGCCCATTACCCTGGAACTGGAGATTCTTTTACTAGTGTAGTTATAGGAAGTTTGTTACAAGGAGACAGTTTACCAATGGCTTTAGACCGTGGAGTACAGTTTATAAGTTCTTGTATTAAGGCTAGTTATGGTTTTGATTATAAGGAAAGGGAAGGTGTTTTACTGGAATTAGTTTTAGAAAATTTAAAAATGCCTATACTTATGAGTAGTTATGAATTATTAGAATAA
- a CDS encoding alpha-hydroxy-acid oxidizing protein, with translation MNFPDVLRDGRLNLRGSCSVCRVCDGTVCSGEVPGMGGKGTGSSFKANVLSLNKYKVNMRTIHDVKDPDTSIHLFGKTLDIPVFAAPVSGTTLNMGGKFTEEEYISWVIKGCLDGGIYPMVGDTAVDSFLIKNLEALKKFDGQGIAIIKPWENKNVIEKIRKAEKAGAFAVGMDIDACGLITLALHGKPVMPKTVEEIKEIVDSTNLPFILKGIMTVDEAKLAVETGADAIVVSNHGGRVLDHTPGVADVLPAIAKAVKGKITILADGGIRNGIDVIKMIALGADAVLIGRPFVMTSFGGQDEGVKIYLDRLKSDIKSAMVLTGCKSIEDIDDRVLYKG, from the coding sequence ATGAATTTTCCTGATGTATTAAGGGATGGACGATTAAACTTAAGGGGCAGCTGTAGTGTCTGTAGAGTATGTGATGGTACTGTTTGCAGTGGTGAAGTACCTGGAATGGGAGGAAAGGGTACTGGCAGTTCCTTTAAGGCTAACGTATTATCTCTGAATAAATATAAAGTAAACATGAGGACTATCCATGATGTTAAAGATCCAGATACATCTATACACTTATTTGGAAAAACATTAGATATTCCCGTATTTGCTGCCCCTGTTTCAGGAACAACTTTAAACATGGGAGGTAAATTCACTGAGGAAGAGTATATATCATGGGTTATAAAAGGTTGTTTAGATGGTGGTATATATCCTATGGTAGGTGACACGGCTGTAGATTCATTCTTAATTAAAAACCTAGAAGCTTTAAAGAAATTTGACGGACAAGGAATCGCCATAATAAAGCCATGGGAAAATAAAAATGTCATAGAAAAAATTAGAAAAGCAGAAAAGGCAGGTGCCTTTGCAGTAGGTATGGATATTGATGCCTGTGGTCTAATAACATTAGCTCTACATGGAAAACCTGTAATGCCAAAAACAGTAGAAGAAATAAAAGAAATCGTAGATAGTACTAATTTGCCTTTCATATTAAAGGGAATTATGACTGTAGACGAAGCAAAACTCGCTGTAGAAACAGGAGCAGATGCAATAGTAGTATCTAACCATGGAGGAAGGGTTCTAGATCATACTCCTGGTGTGGCAGATGTTCTTCCTGCCATAGCAAAGGCTGTAAAGGGAAAAATAACAATCCTTGCTGATGGGGGAATTAGAAATGGAATTGATGTAATTAAAATGATTGCCCTAGGTGCCGATGCCGTATTAATTGGTAGACCTTTTGTTATGACTTCCTTCGGGGGACAAGATGAAGGTGTAAAAATCTATTTAGATAGATTAAAATCAGATATTAAATCAGCTATGGTTCTTACTGGATGTAAATCTATTGAGGATATTGACGATAGAGTATTGTATAAGGGTTAA
- a CDS encoding nitroreductase family protein, translating to MNFYDVINKRSSEKSFKDTPICEKKMGRIMEATMKSPSWKNQSSYKIILVNEKLEKEKLAKAVMNDGDNAGNALEEAPMMAVVVGNPNVSGRIGDKEYYLVDGAIAMEHLILAATNEGYGTCWIGAIDETKVKSILNIPNEYKVIGVTPIGEVNEHEKQDSKTEISEHVFINKWENKFDKNKLH from the coding sequence TTGAATTTTTATGACGTAATAAATAAAAGAAGTAGTGAGAAAAGTTTTAAAGATACGCCCATATGTGAAAAGAAGATGGGAAGGATAATGGAAGCTACCATGAAGTCTCCTTCTTGGAAAAATCAAAGTTCTTACAAAATTATTTTAGTAAATGAAAAATTAGAAAAAGAGAAATTAGCTAAGGCTGTCATGAATGATGGGGATAATGCAGGAAATGCTTTGGAAGAAGCTCCTATGATGGCAGTTGTAGTGGGAAATCCAAATGTTTCTGGAAGAATTGGAGATAAAGAATACTATTTAGTAGATGGAGCAATTGCCATGGAACATCTTATTTTGGCAGCTACTAATGAGGGGTATGGTACTTGTTGGATAGGTGCAATTGATGAGACAAAAGTAAAAAGTATTTTAAATATACCTAATGAATATAAGGTTATAGGAGTGACTCCTATAGGAGAAGTAAATGAACATGAAAAACAAGATAGTAAGACTGAAATTTCTGAGCATGTATTTATAAATAAATGGGAAAACAAATTTGATAAAAATAAACTTCATTAA